The stretch of DNA ATACgacgtcaaaaatttgacaaaaaattcatagtatagtatgtcgttaaatatttgacaaaacAAGTTTGATGCACTTATTTCAATCAAGGAAACTTAAGTTATTCACTCTTTTAAGTCCATCTGTTTACATAATTTGgctcacatgaaaaatgggtTCAAACTAAAGGTGCTatcttctatgttgtgaatcagatccagatgtaaaagCTGAAATCTTTTGTCttatattcatcttttgatgtcaaacccaaatattttcagtttatggtgaaaataaaggaattggcctcccTGTTCAAATTCTATAGGAGaaactgtacatatatacatgtgtgtatgtgtatatatactgacataaataacaatagAAACAATATTAGGGGAAACAGATGatatggagacacacacacacacacacacaaagaaaacttgACAGATTTAAAGCAGCTATATGTGAGATGTTGACAACTGTAGCCCCTAGTGTTAGAAAAAGGTACTGCAGTAGAAATGAGTGTGAATGTAAAACTTGAGTCTGACCTGGAAAATATCGTTCAGGAACTTTAGAGACGTAGAAAATCAGCGCTACCGTTGCGATGACATACATTCCCAAGATACGAGGAAGAAACGCCTGAAGAACAATAGATAAATCAACATCATTACACACGATttataataaagaataaaaaacctTTCTGGAAATGTTCATTTGAGCTTTTTCAGTAAAGGGACATGCatattaaagggccacttcacccctAAAACATATAGAGTTTTATACAGAGATAAAGAGCAGATTAATGCCTCATTCACAGAACAacacagcaaaataaaatagtCCACAtcaaagtgtaaaataaaatccCTGCACAGGTTAGAAAATCAAAGTCACTACACCTTaactgcaaaaagaaaacaaactaaagagtgtgaaaagaaaacactgtagaaGTTTCATAAAGACCTCAtggttttttcttcatttgaccaagtgtaaatatgtgtgaaacagccctttaataAAGAttcaaacatgtaaatatgtcacTTTACAGCTGAGACAGGTTCATGTtagaagaaacacaaaaacaaagggaCCATCCAGGGGTTTCTGAGGTGTGGGTGTGTTGCCGGGGCAGAAGTGGGCGTGTCTGACCTGTACGAGCTCGGGGGAGGAGCCTCCCGTGATGTAGATCCAGTGGACGGTGGGGACGAGGCCGTAAACGGCCACCGAGCAGAAGATAAGCGAGCGCAGCTGTTTCCACTGTTTACTGAGGAAGTGAGGATGAATCTGAGCGAAGAAGACGGCGACGATCATCGCCAACACGCTCAGCAGGTAAACCTGACGCCAGTACTGCAGGACACACAGGTCAACACAGGCAAGACATTAAGAGGTTTTATAAAAAACATAAGCaattattcaaaacaaacaaaagaaaattaattaatGAACATTTTCCCTGATAAAGATGATTGTAAAACTGCAACGATTCATCTGCCATTAacttaaatattcacatttaagaagctgaaaatgacagaaagtagaaaatattcacatttaagaagctgaagaatgagagaaagtagaaaatattcacatttaagaagctgaaaaatgacagaaagtggaaaatattcacatttaagaagctgaaaaatgataaagtagaaaatattgatatttaagaagctgaaaaatgacagtagaatatattcaaatttaagaagctgaaaaatgacagaaagtggaaaatattcacatttaagaagctgaaaaattacaaactagaaaaattcacatttaagaagctgaaaaatgacagagtagaaagtattcacatttaagaagctgaaaatgacagaaagtggaaaatattcacatttaagaagctgaaatatgacagaaagtagaaaatattcacattcaagaagctgataaatgacagaaagtagaaaatattcacattcaagaagcagaaaaattacagaaagtagaaaatattcacattcaagaagcagaaaaatgacagaaagtaaaaatattcacatttgagaagctgaaaaatgtcaagtggaaaatattcacattttagaagctgaaaaatgacagaaagtggaaaatattcacattttagaagctaaaaaatgacagaaagtggaaaatattcacatttaagaagctaaaaaatgacagaaagtggaaaatattcacatttaagaagctgaaaaatgacagaaagtaaaaatattcacatttaagaagctgataaatgtccagtggaaaatattcacatttaagaagctgaaaaatgacagaaagtggaaaatattcacatttaagaagctgaaaaatgtcaagtggaaaatattcacattttagaagctgaaaaatgacagaaagtggaaaatattcacatttcagaagctaaaaaatgacagaaagtggaaaatattcacatttaagaagctaaaaaatgacagaaagtggaaaatattcacatttaagaagctgaaaaatgacagaaagtaaaaatattcacatttaagaagctgataaatgtccagtggaaaatattcacatttaagaagctgaaaaatgacagaaagtggaaaatattcacatttaaggagctgaaaaatgacagagtagaaaatattgacatttaagaagctgaaaaatgacaaactagaacatattcatatttaagaagctgaaaaattacaaactagaaaatattcacatttaagaagctgacaatgacagacagtagaaaatattcacatttaagaagctgaaaaatgacagaaagtagaaaatattcacatttaagaagctgaaaaacgacagaaagtagaaaatattcacatttaagaagctaaaaaaatgacagaaagtggaaaatattcacgtttaagaagctgaaaaatgacagagtagaaaatattcacatttaagaagctgaaaaatgacaaactggaacatattcatatttaagaagctgaaaaatgacagaaagtagaaaatatcacatttaagaagctgaaaatgtcaagaagcagaaaatattctGAGAAGCTGAAATAAcagagtagaaaatattcacatttaagaagctgaaaaatgacagaaactaggaaatattacatttaaaaagctaaaaatgacagaaagtagaaaatattcacatttaagaagctgaaaaatgaacgAAACAACtcattaattataataataatcatgtttcAGCTCGAAATTGATCAAAATAGACTCctatttttccaactctcttaATAGATATTTAAATAGAATTCTAAATAAAAATTTGATACAAAAATTGAGGTATAATTGTTCTGAGCTAAATTAATCCTGTTAATTCTGTTAatcctgcaacacaaacacagtgacgaCATGTAGaattgaaatataaaaaaaaaaaggatcatgATTACATAGTTTAGTTTCTAACCATTTTGAAGATGACTTCAGATTAAATAAAAGTCTCTTCTTTTAGTTTCAtaatttttaataatgtaaagaTTCTGCTTCAGTTGCTTTTGTGTTAAAAATCAAACGTGATTCTGAATAAATCAGGTTTCATGAATCTCATGTAAAAAGTAAactattgttatttattgttgttaaagtaaaagTGTGTTTATCACAGTCCAGAGAGAGTGGGGACGTAAAGTCTTTCTGTGTAAAGTGTTAAAGTCTGGACGGCCTCGTCTCCGTCCCTTCTGTCCGTCTGTGTGGATCCAGGCCTCGGTCCAGTCACACGTCCTCATGTGTTGAGTCCTGCTGAATTTCACAGTGAATAAATTTGCACCAGAAGAAACGAGGCAGAAAAACGCGGCCTTGCGTCGAGCGACGGCAGCCAAATTTCTCCCAGAGAAAAGAAGCCGAGCAGAGAACAGACACCGTGTTCTTTCCTCCACAGACACGGAGCGTCTCAGAGACCCACTTTGCTTTTTCTAAATATAAAAAGCAGTTTTCTCCTTGGGGACTTGGCGTCCCGCAGGAGAGCAGCCACCCAGCAGTGGAGCCCCAGTCTTGGCACGGACGCGGGCCTTCGCACCGAGACGCGGCGCAGACTCGCGAGCGTCATATGGTCGGGAACAGGAGTGACGGACGGCGCCGTGAACGCGGCCATCTGGTTTGAGCTGGAGCAGATTTCTGCTGCGTTCTGGGGCAAAATAACCCGGCGCTTCCAATATGCGGGGGAAAGCGCGCAGCGAGGAGCGCGgccaagtttaaaaaaacagaaaagaagaaacagggTGGTGGGCGGCTGGAATGAGGAACTGAAACTGGCTTGTGTCATCGGAGGCTGGATTCCAAACGACGAGCGCAGAGAAGGTGTCGTGTCGCTTATTCACCAGGAACAATGAGTCACTCACTGAGCCAGACGGTGGCGCCGCTTCAGCTTTAATCAATTACTCaagttactgctactgctgctactgctgctgctgctgctgctgatgatgatgatgatgatgatgatgaagagtcTCCAGAGACAACGACGTCTTTACAGCAACAAGCATCAAACACAGAAACcgtctttgttttttcacacGTGTTAAAAAGGAGAATAATAATGAACTGATTCAGATTTAAATTTCACTTGACTTTTATATTTACAAAgcactttgatttaaaaagtgaaaacaagACTTTCTCTTTTGTCCAAAGCAACAATGAAAACGTTGCATTTATGTATAATTAATGAGtataaaacactgatcaataaataatagaatCAATAAATGACAGCCTTTGCAGCTTTTATctgaattgtttttcattactattTTGGTTTGGAAGtgaataatataatttatattcaacacaaaaatgtatatcattagattaaaatatatattaaatgaaATCATTTATGGATGTCTTATAGTTATATTAAATTATGATTATACAATATAACTCATTTCCTCAATCaccagagaaacaaacatttgagtGATTTACAGGAATCAATGACTGCAATGAAGAAAAGATCATTAATCACtttagtttctttgattttccagcttcttaaatgtgaagatttttcttttctttgcgccataaaaacaaagaaatcattgaaacgtTAGAGATCATCATCAAACCACTAATTAATGAATGGATCATTAAAATAAGTGTTAGTTATTTGCAGCTCCTCTAGAATCATTTTCTATTGattcttttgtcatttttaaaatcattttaaaacacagatgtttgtaaataaataaataaagcagcttTTTGACAATTTGACTCTTGTTAAATCTcagctaaataaatacatttctattCTTATATTAAAAGCATCAAATACATAAATCACAGACTTCTCTGTCTAAACATTAACACAAACTGACGATTACAGGAAAAATATATTCTTGagatttagaaaacaaaaactaaatcaataaaatcTCATAACTAATctctttattttaatcttttttaacCGTTACATTAAATGTGCATGTTGTTTAAATGTATCTTTTCATATTGAATATGGAAttaattcagattatttttttaaataataattttaattattcatttaaaatccaCTTCATGTTTTGAGactaaaacaggaagtgataaaCATCTGCCTCAGtgtaaccatggcaacgggAAACGCGTCAATGAACTCACGTTGTTGCAGTAGAAGGTGTAGAAGACTCCGGGGACGTAACAACCCAGGATCCCGACGGACACGCCAGCGCAGTCCAGCGCCATCCAGCGGCGAGCGGTTTTCTCTGAGCGGTGACAGCAGAAGACGTGATAACACACGGAACACAGGAGACACACCTGAGACACCAGAGACATGAGACAGGAGAGACACAGTTTATAaactcacaccaaacctcagagaggcacaggagctgctggtcctctgctgcctcgtgtggtcactatgtgtcactgagttaagtctaaatgaaatatgtgTAAAGCTGAATTCActcaaatcagacatttgaactcagtgatggaggcagcagtgtgtgtgtgtgtgtgtgtgtgtgtgtgtgtgtgtgtgtgtgtgtgtgtgtgcgatgttaaaatcactgattttctctatgaactttggtgtgggagagtgagtgctttacagacttctgtctgacagtgagataaagacgtgaacgcgTTCTGAAGATATcgcagacttaaactgacgtagattttatgacgCAAGTCTTTGGTTTAGTGaataaaaatctgctttttctccttgtgtgtctgttggcagccattttgttttgatgGAGACTCAGGTTGTGTCTTCACATGTTTCTGTGCCTCAGACTTTTACTCCAGTGTCTCACTATCTATCGTTTTCTCACAGTTTCACTCACACAACTGAACAGACCAGTTGATCCATGTCATGTGACGGAGCGGCTCAGTTCTTCAACAGTGATGTTTTAACGTGTGAGTGAACTCAGTAAAGTCACGTACCTGGAAACAGAAGAGTCCGATGGAGTAGATGACGTAATCTTCTCTGGAGGCGCCGAGTGCCGGCAGCACGGACGCCATGTTGTAGACGCCgagacagaagaagagcagGAAACCGAGCAAATGACTCCAGATATTCACTGTCTCATTGGACAGAATGAAGAGGCTGAGGAGTTTAAAACAACAGTCACTGCAGACACCCATCTCATTTATATCATCAAAAATCAATCATCTGATCAGTAATCAGACTCcatcaaaaacatatttaaatgtattttataatcagatgtttattcattaaaaacaacacaagtcaAAAGTTGATTCTAATTTTGATATGATGTGAATATCTTCTATATTTCCACATGATGTATgtaattatttatacatttacactGACCAATATTATCAGTATGAGCTCTCCGATTATGTGGTTTATGAATATTTCTCtgtgtgatttcattttttttttttaatttctttgttttattttttaatttaaaaaagctCAGCTAAATAAATATGCTTACATTTCTCAAATTAAAAGCATCAAATAAATGACTAATTCACTTCTGGATCCAAACATTATTGTGTTGTAAATGTTTCTGTAATATatagaattatatatataaacaaacaaagtgcaGTTAGTCAGGTTGTAATTGTTGTGTTAAAATGCGCAGATGATGGGATTTTACACTGTATTCTGTACATTGTATGTATACTTCACTTCTGTGGTGTAAATAAAGGTTATATAAAATAAGAATGAAATGATTTTGCTCTTTTTGTTTGGTCTGAAATAAAGAAACACTGAGCTGAGTTTTACATAAATCCGCTGATTAAAACAATGACGACACTGTGCATTTGGATAAAGAAAGATAATAAAAACCTGCTGATGCAGAGTCTGGAGGGCAGGTAGGCTCTGTATCCGTCTGTGATGTAAGGGTTTTCTCTGAGAAACACAGGGATCTGCTCATACGTGTACAGTCGGATGCCTCGAGGTGCCAGAACAGGCCAGTACTGATAACCAGCTCCCAGCTCCATGTAGTGAGACGCCTGCGCCTTTTTCTGCACCTTCTGAGGCATGACTGTGTCTCAGGGCTGAGGAGTCCACTTCACTGTGACCTGGAGCTGCTGAGAAACCACGGCACAGAAAAATCACTATAACACGAGTGActgaacagcagagagagattTAACAATAATTTAAGGTGTTAACTGACCACGGTGACCAACACAGAtacaaataaatcttttaacTATTAACTGAGAATATTTGTGTCACAATTAGGGCTGtaattatcttttattttaataattaataaatcatttggtccataaaatgtcagaaaatgtgtacaaatattgatcagtgtttgtcaaacgtgaAAATGAGgacgttctcaaacgtcttgtttttgaccacaaaccaaaatgattcagtttgaatcgtttctttgttttatggagcaaagaaactatatacacacattagatataaatattcacatttaagaagctgaaaaatcacagaaagctgaaaatattcacatttaagcagaaaaatgacagaaagtggaaaatattcacatttaagcagaaaaatgacagaaagtggaaaatattcacatttaagctgaaaaatcacagaatgtcgaaaatagtcacatttaagatgaaaaatcacagaatgtagaaaatattcacatttaagatgaaaaatcacagaaagtagaaaatattcacatttaagctgaaaaatcacagaaagtagaaaatattcacatttaagctgaaaaatcacagaaagtggaaaatattcacatttaagctgaaaaatcacagaaagtagaaaatattcacatttaagctgaaaaatcacagaaagtagaaaatattcacatttaagctgaaaaatcacagaaagtagaaaatattcacattcaagctgaaaaatcacagaaagtagaaaatattcacattcaagctgaaaaatcacagaaagtagaaaatattcacattcaagctgaaaaatcacagaaagtagaaaatattcacatttaagatgaaaaatcacagaaagtagaaaatattcacattcaagctgaaaaatcacagaaagtagaaaatattcacattcaagctgaaaaatcacagaaagtagaagcCACTTAAACTGGTTATACAATTATCgtaatagttgatgattaatctAATAACCTTTGCAGCCCTATTCACAATTATCCTAACAAAATTATAATTGTTATTCTGTCAGTTCACAAACTTAATTTAGTATCTTTTTTATCAGcttttcagaaaatgtgaatACAAAATTCAGCAAAAGCAGATGAAACAATTTGACCAAAGACGTGattaacagtttaaaagaaaataagtcaTATCACGAAAAACAGGTTAATAATAATGTTCCGCTGAATtaaacatgtggaaaaacaagaatcttgacgaaatcatttaaaataacgAGGTTCTGGAACGGTTAGTACGTTGGAGTTCCCCCTTGTAGcgcttcaaaataaatcactaggactgtacgTTGGTGAGATGTGGTCATgtgaaatatgaacagttctCTGCACTCGCAACTATCATGAAAACAGAAATTCACCAACATGAACTTAGTGAATGTTTTGATCACATAATAATATTCTGACCCAAGAATAGGAGAAGAAATCATAAGTTAAAGAAAAAGCTTTTCATATTAACGATTCAGATCTAAATATGAGTTTATATTCAGATCTAAATATGAGTTTATATACAGATCTAAATGAGTTTATATTCAGATCTAAATATaagtttatataatatatataatatatatatataaatatgagtTTATATACAGATCTAAATATGAGTTAATATTCAGATCTAAATATGAGTTTATATACAGATCTAAATATGAGTTTATATTCAGATCTAAATATGAGTTTATATTCATCTCTAAATATGAGTTTATATACAGATCTTAATATGAGTTTATATACAGATCTAAATATGAGTTTATATTCATCTCTAAATATGAGTTTATATTCAGATCTAAATATGAGTTTATATACAGATCTAAATATGAGTTTATATTCATCTCTAAATATGAGTTTATTTTCAGATCTAAATATGAGTTTATATACTGATCTAAATATGAGTTTATATTCATCTCTAAATATGAGTTTATATTCAGATCTAAATATGAGTTTATATACAGATCTAAATATGAGTTTATATACAGATCTAAATATGAGTTTATATTCAGATCTAAATATGAGTTTATATTCAGATCTAAATATAAGTTTATATACAGATCTAAATATGACTTTATATTCAGATCTAAATATGAGTTTATATTCAGATCTAAATATAAGTTTATATACAGATCTAAATATAAGTTTATATACAGATCTAAATATGAGTTTATATTCAGATCTAAATATGAGTTTATATTCAGATCTAAATATAAGTTTATATACAGATCTAAATATAAGTTTATATACAGATctaaatattagtttatattCAGATCTAAATATAAGTTTATATACAGATCTAAATATGAGTTTATATTCAGATCTAAATATGAGTTTATATTCAGATCTAAATATAAGTTTATATTCAGATCTAAATATAAGTTTATATACAGATctaaatattagtttatattCAGATCTAAATATAAGTTTATATACAGATCTAAATATGAGTTTATATTCAGATCTTAATATAAGTTTATATACAGATCTAAATATGAGTTTATATTCAGATCTAAATATGAGTTTATATACAGATCTAAATATGAGTTTATATTCAGATCTAAATATGAGTTTATATTCAGATCTAAATATAAGTTTATATACAGATCTAAATATGAGTTTATATTCAGATCTAAATATAAGTTTATATACAGATCTAAATATGAGTTTATATTCAGATCTAAATATAAGTTTATATACAGATCTAAATATGAGTTTATATTCAGATCTAAATATGAGTTTATATACAGATCTAAATATGAGTTTATATTCAGATCTAAACTCCAGTAAAAGGCTAATTTTGAGACATATTAAATAGATATTTAATCAGTCCTAGCGCATAAACTTTATTGAAACAGTTAACGACACAattgaaaatgattaatatCGCAAAAAATCATTTCTAGCTATTTAGCTAATCTCACTCTGTACATGAGGGGGAGCTGTCGAGCATCAAATCACAACAGAGAGATTTTGTTTGACCAGACGAGATTCATTTGTCACGTACTTTAATccgtaatataaacctacaGACCGACATGAACTCTGGAAAATGCCGAGTCTTGTCTGGCAGACAAACCTGTTGTGTAGCAGACATTGTTTTAATCCTAAAACAAGAGAATTGGTCACAGAAGTCTGACTGAACAGGCTAACTGTGCTAACTGCTAACACAGCGCTTCGTTTTccatagaaaataaacaaaacaaaataataactcaCCTTTTAGTGAAGTGAATTATACGTTAGTTTCATGCCGTGCTTTATAATTATGTGTGCGCCTTTAAAATTGGTGATAATATTGATCGAAACACAACGCGAGGTTTTTCTAAGTTTGTGCGACATCTTGTTCCAAATTATCGCTGACGTCATCAGTGATGGACCCGTGGGGGTATGTCCATGGAGCGCCTgcgtaaaaaacacaaaatcaaaacaaagtcaATTAAACGTAAACATTCtgttgtagtaataataataataacaataatgataatgataatggtaataatagtcataatagtaataataataataatattattattattataacaataataataattatgatgataataacaacaacaataataacaataataaaatcaataataCAGTTGAGAACAGAGAAAAAAGTTTTAATGTAGATTTTGAAGAAGCTTGGGCCATTGAATTGGGGCATTGAATGTTTAAgccaaaacaaaatgaaacttATTAAAACTATCAGGCTTAAAAAGTACTataaaccagaaaaaaatactaaactaataaagtgtgtgtgtgtgttacaggtgtgtgtgtgtgtgtgtgttgcagtgaatGTAGGCCACGTCGTCGTCTCCTGGCTGTGATCCACCGTGTCACATGACCGCCGTCAGCAGGAACAGTGGTGTGTCAGGTGTGAGAGACGCTGCAGTGAGGATTCCCTCAGGAGTGAAGTCACACTCACTCAGTCGTCCCTCTGCTGTTTACACCCGCCTTTAATTGCCCTCATTGTGGAGGAAGTGGCTTCTTCATTATCACGTCTAATTCACCTCTCAGCACATCCTCGCTGGCAAAGTGTCAGCTGCCAACTTCAGACAGTAACTGGTGTGTGGAGGAGCAAACAGAGCGAGCAGCACGCGTCTCCTGCTGCCGCTGCAGTCGCTGCTCACATTATTAATTGATTCTGTGGGTTTAGAGTTGGCAGTAATGAGCCACACATGCTTTTAACAgcaaacaataaacacacacagagggatgtGTTCACTTTGTCccactttattttctctgcatGTTTCATCTGGTAATTGTTTTTGACTCTGTGAGGTATTGTGGGTTCCGTTCAGGGCCGGCTCTGAAAATCATGGTGACCGAGGTGAGACTGGGATTTACAAACTCATTCTGCAGctaacaaagacatttttccatgaacatgtaaaatatatatttatatacatacatatatatgtatatatatatgtgtatatatacatatatatatatggtagTCGACGTACATTTACAAGATAAAAATATTCTGCatagaatataaaataataaaataatagtaaatGGTAATAAAAGTAGTATGCGTGTCTGTGTCTTGTTTGACTTTgctcatcatcagcagcagccgcagcagtatcatcagcagcagcaccagcagcagcagcagtatcatcatcagcagcagcagcagcagtaacatcatcagcagcagcatcagcagcagcagcagcagcagcatcagcagcagcagcactaacatcatcatcagcagcagcagtatcatcatcagcagcatcagcagcaccagcagcagcagtatcatcatcagcagcagcagcagtatcatcatcagcagcagcagcagcagcagtaacatcatcagcagcagcagtaacatcagcagcagcagcaccagcagcagcagcagtaacatcagcagcagtaacatcagcagcagcagcagcagtaacatcagcagcagcagtgattaaGATATAATGTAGGTGGTTTATGACGCGTCACCTCCACAGTCAGCGCTCTGTGTAAGAAAAGATATAATAACATGAAACACTCGCTGCAATAATCAGGGCAAACGTGATATTTCTGCACTGATACACAAGTCACAGCTCTGCTTTTATAAGAATCATTCAGGGTTTAAGGAGGCGGCCTTTAATTTCATGTTCCATTACACGCCACCTGAACGCACAATTACACGCAGACACATTTCTCTGCGTTAAGTgagacagaaaaatgaaagacaaaagaTTCAGGGAGGAAAAGGGCTGACGACAGACTGTCACAgtgaatcagtgtgtgtgtgtgtgtgtctgtctgtgtctgtgtgtgtgtgtgtgtgtctgtctgtgtgtgtgtgtgtgtgtgtgtgtctgtgtgtctgtgtgtgtctgtgtgtgtgtgtgtgtgtctgtgtgtgtgtgtgtgtgtgtctgtgtgtctgtgtctgtgtgtgtctgtgtgtctgtgtgtgtgtgtgtgtgtgtctgtgtgtgtgtgtgtgtgtgtgtgtctgtgtgtgtgtgtgtgtgtgtgtgtgtgtgtgtgtgtgtctgtgtgtctgtgtctgtgtgtgtctgtgtgtctgtgtgtgtgtgtgtgtgtgtgtgtctctgtctgtgtgtgtgtgtgtgtgtgtgtgtgtgtgtgtgtgtttgtctgtgtgtgtgtgtgtgtgtgcgtgtgagtgtgtgtgtgtgtgtgtgtgtgtgtgtctgtgtctgtgtctgtgtctgtgtctgtgtgtgtgtctgtctgtgtgtgtgtgtgtgtctgtgtgtgtgtgtgtgtgtgtgtgtgtgtgtctgacccaggtcctcactgtgtgtgtgtgtgtgtgtgcgtgtgtgtgtgtgtgtgtgtgtgtgtctgtgtgtctgtgtgtctgtgtgtctgtgtgtgtgtgtgtgtgtgtgtgtgtgtgtgtgtgtttgtctgtgtgtgtgtgtgcgtgtgagagtgtgtgtgtgtgtgtgtctgtgtgtgtgtctgtgtctgtgtgtgtgtgtgtgtgtgtgtgtgtctgtctgtgtgtgtgtgtctgtgtctgtgtgtgtgtgtctgtgtgtgtgtgtctgtgtctgtgtctgtgtct from Solea solea chromosome 8, fSolSol10.1, whole genome shotgun sequence encodes:
- the paqr3a gene encoding progestin and adipoQ receptor family member 3a, encoding MPQKVQKKAQASHYMELGAGYQYWPVLAPRGIRLYTYEQIPVFLRENPYITDGYRAYLPSRLCISSLFILSNETVNIWSHLLGFLLFFCLGVYNMASVLPALGASREDYVIYSIGLFCFQVCLLCSVCYHVFCCHRSEKTARRWMALDCAGVSVGILGCYVPGVFYTFYCNNYWRQVYLLSVLAMIVAVFFAQIHPHFLSKQWKQLRSLIFCSVAVYGLVPTVHWIYITGGSSPELVQAFLPRILGMYVIATVALIFYVSKVPERYFPGQLNYIGSSHQLFHLLQLLMFYWWLESSGFLLSQRHTHSCPEVPQQQ